The following proteins are encoded in a genomic region of Candidatus Zixiibacteriota bacterium:
- a CDS encoding DUF5686 and carboxypeptidase regulatory-like domain-containing protein — MRLSVLTVLLGVILLVSQIRAGVVTGKVTGQETGEPLSGATVRVVGTSRSMLANDQGSYRIRLDPGSYQLKFSHVAHYSVISEIEVTEIDQMLNAELPSALIEVPGTTVYSRAYDPAQRIIMEAIRRKEEILSRLGSYDFDAYTRLVILDESKSDTESVVLITEMQMKGFWEQPDKYKEIITARKVSSNVQAEGTLVTIGEILNFNANRIEIDRYAVVSPTATDALDYYNYYLIDTVFIDDQLIFRLELEPKNNADPLFVGTIDIADSSFEVVGVDGSFSEGFETPFIDSLKYRQRCTQFDNEYWMPVEIGFSANIDLPIPGMPIYSADYVAALHNYSFEIEHEKDVFDYALEVDAEADDIDSATWHSGQLIPLTTMEQRGYERIDSVENAPKPLGKKLLRGAVRTVARALFDEDFFHFNRVEGAYLGYSGTQRGLIPRTRLWYKTGYAFDRQRWQHRYSLRFRLWQKRLLDIGLTYTDDILPVSSMITTSYNPTLMALFNKIDPLDYYRSRGVHAYTRVKLVNRIGLRVGYNDHRHYNEVNNTSYSFFRSDTAHRPNPEILEGTLRSGFARLVYDSRPVVKLKNEVVIFPGVPMTRLEFNVEYASPDFIDNDFDFVRYSLQLRRQQRTFGSGLTTIHAMVGGSERHLPPQRYFSVDFGDEFLSGNMNFKTLGEKNFRGSPAAYVYLNHDFGKWLFRRSGLPIVKSLPFSLSVYGGVFWTDLDKDAHMPGDDLIVIAPTSYEEIGFGLGQIPPIGLKLFFSWQLSNYNTNKFTLSVGGSFD; from the coding sequence ATGCGATTGTCAGTTTTAACTGTTCTTCTGGGGGTGATCCTATTGGTGTCGCAAATCCGGGCGGGTGTTGTCACCGGCAAAGTGACCGGCCAGGAAACCGGCGAGCCGCTGTCGGGCGCCACCGTGCGGGTGGTGGGAACTTCACGCTCGATGCTGGCCAACGACCAGGGATCGTATCGGATTCGTCTCGATCCGGGCAGCTACCAACTTAAGTTCAGCCATGTCGCCCATTACTCGGTAATCAGCGAGATTGAGGTCACCGAGATCGACCAGATGTTGAATGCCGAGCTGCCTTCGGCACTGATCGAAGTTCCCGGCACCACTGTTTACAGTCGCGCTTATGATCCTGCTCAGCGCATCATAATGGAGGCCATCCGACGAAAAGAAGAAATCCTGTCGCGGCTCGGCAGCTATGATTTCGATGCATACACGCGCCTGGTGATCCTGGATGAATCCAAATCGGACACTGAGAGCGTGGTTCTCATCACCGAGATGCAGATGAAAGGCTTTTGGGAACAGCCGGATAAATACAAAGAAATTATCACCGCGCGAAAAGTAAGCTCGAATGTGCAGGCGGAGGGGACGCTGGTCACAATCGGTGAAATCCTCAATTTCAATGCTAACCGGATCGAGATTGACCGTTATGCCGTGGTGTCGCCGACGGCCACCGATGCACTCGACTACTACAATTACTACCTGATCGACACGGTGTTCATTGACGATCAATTGATCTTCCGTCTCGAACTGGAACCGAAAAACAACGCCGACCCGTTGTTCGTCGGGACCATAGACATCGCCGATTCATCGTTCGAAGTAGTCGGGGTCGACGGCAGTTTCTCGGAGGGCTTCGAGACACCGTTTATCGACAGCCTGAAGTACCGCCAGCGGTGTACTCAGTTTGACAACGAGTATTGGATGCCGGTCGAAATCGGGTTTTCAGCCAATATTGACCTGCCGATTCCGGGAATGCCGATCTACTCGGCCGACTATGTGGCCGCGCTGCACAACTACTCGTTCGAAATCGAGCATGAAAAGGATGTTTTTGACTACGCTCTCGAAGTCGACGCCGAAGCCGACGACATTGATTCAGCCACATGGCACTCCGGCCAGTTGATCCCGTTGACAACTATGGAACAACGAGGCTATGAACGGATCGACTCTGTTGAGAACGCTCCCAAACCGTTGGGGAAAAAGTTGCTGCGAGGTGCGGTCAGGACCGTTGCGCGCGCTTTGTTCGATGAAGACTTCTTTCATTTCAATCGCGTCGAAGGCGCCTACCTTGGGTATTCCGGAACTCAGCGCGGATTAATTCCGAGAACCAGGCTATGGTACAAAACCGGCTATGCCTTTGACCGACAGCGATGGCAGCATCGTTACTCGTTACGCTTCCGGTTGTGGCAAAAGCGGCTACTCGACATCGGCCTTACCTACACCGATGATATCCTACCGGTGTCGAGTATGATCACGACCAGCTATAACCCCACATTGATGGCTCTGTTCAACAAGATCGATCCACTTGACTACTACCGCAGCCGTGGCGTACATGCCTACACAAGAGTGAAACTGGTCAACCGGATCGGGCTCAGAGTAGGCTACAACGATCACCGTCACTACAACGAAGTCAACAACACCAGCTACAGTTTCTTCCGTTCCGACACAGCCCACAGACCCAATCCTGAGATACTTGAAGGCACCCTTCGTTCCGGATTCGCACGGTTGGTCTACGATTCCCGCCCGGTGGTGAAACTCAAAAATGAAGTGGTCATATTCCCCGGCGTACCGATGACCCGACTGGAATTCAATGTCGAGTACGCCTCGCCCGATTTCATCGACAACGATTTCGATTTTGTGCGCTACTCACTACAACTTCGGCGTCAGCAGCGGACTTTTGGTTCGGGATTGACCACTATTCACGCTATGGTCGGGGGTTCTGAGAGACACCTGCCGCCTCAACGGTATTTTTCAGTCGATTTCGGCGATGAATTCCTGTCGGGCAACATGAATTTCAAGACGCTCGGCGAGAAGAATTTTAGAGGCAGTCCGGCTGCTTATGTTTACCTCAATCATGATTTCGGGAAATGGCTGTTCCGTCGGAGCGGTCTTCCCATTGTGAAAAGTCTGCCGTTTTCTCTTAGCGTGTACGGCGGAGTGTTCTGGACCGATCTGGATAAAGACGCGCACATGCCGGGCGATGACCTGATAGTCATCGCACCGACTTCGTATGAAGAGATCGGATTCGGGTTAGGGCAGATTCCACCGATTGGCCTCAAACTTTTCTTCAGTTGGCAGTTGTCCAACTACAACACCAACAAGTTCACATTGAGCGTGGGCGGAAGTTTTGACTAG
- a CDS encoding heme o synthase, whose amino-acid sequence MRAYLELTKPTIMLLVTFTGAAALIVEGSLLSSPIRLFLVLIGLFLTGGAANGLNQYFEREIDAKMSRTAGRRPLPTGRVKPSHALAFSILIGVAGVVLFATWFNLLTAALALGNILFYGLFYTLYLKPSTPQNIVIGGIAGAMAPVGAWTAATGRMEALPWLMFLLIFLWTPPHFWTLAMRLKDDYKKAELPMYPLVKGDQAALDSIFRYTLVLFGLSLSLVFFGMQWLYMTVALLLGSVYLVKTWIAKRGAGPNRLAGLFRFSLIYLFGLFTAIIVDRFV is encoded by the coding sequence ATGCGCGCCTATCTGGAACTCACCAAACCGACTATAATGTTGCTGGTCACTTTCACCGGTGCGGCTGCGCTGATCGTCGAGGGAAGTTTGCTTTCGTCTCCTATCCGCTTGTTTTTGGTGCTGATCGGGCTTTTTCTGACCGGCGGCGCGGCCAACGGTCTTAACCAATATTTCGAACGAGAGATCGATGCCAAGATGTCTCGCACCGCAGGACGACGCCCTCTGCCGACCGGTCGGGTCAAACCGTCCCATGCGCTGGCTTTTTCGATATTGATCGGCGTGGCCGGTGTTGTCTTGTTCGCCACCTGGTTCAACCTGCTCACGGCGGCGCTGGCTTTGGGCAATATTCTCTTCTACGGTCTGTTTTACACATTATATCTAAAACCGTCGACCCCACAGAACATCGTAATCGGCGGGATTGCCGGCGCTATGGCGCCAGTCGGGGCCTGGACAGCGGCCACCGGCCGGATGGAGGCACTACCGTGGCTGATGTTCCTGCTCATATTTCTGTGGACTCCGCCGCACTTCTGGACACTGGCCATGAGGCTCAAAGATGATTACAAAAAAGCCGAGTTGCCCATGTATCCATTGGTCAAAGGTGATCAGGCGGCGCTGGACAGCATTTTTCGGTATACATTGGTTTTGTTCGGGCTCAGCTTGAGCCTGGTGTTCTTTGGCATGCAGTGGCTGTATATGACCGTGGCGCTGCTTTTGGGCAGCGTGTACCTGGTTAAGACCTGGATCGCCAAGCGGGGCGCCGGACCGAACCGTCTGGCGGGGCTCTTCAGGTTTTCTCTGATTTACCTGTTTGGCCTGTTTACGGCCATTATAGTGGATCGCTTTGTCTGA
- a CDS encoding cytochrome c family protein: MAQFFPKWTNRLPLYVGLGVVLTAVGVVASVWYFGSPWYTDVGYQPVQPVAYSHKLHAGDLGLDCRYCHTNVERSAVASLPPTQTCMNCHKFILPESEKLAPVRASWESGQPIEWVRVHNLPDYAYFDHSAHVTAGVGCVSCHGNVARMEVVRQVEPLSMSWCLDCHRNPEPHLRPVEEVTNMTWSPRQDHDQFAKDHIEKMKLSPSTDCSRCHR; the protein is encoded by the coding sequence TTGGCACAATTCTTTCCCAAATGGACCAATCGGCTGCCGCTATACGTCGGCCTCGGCGTAGTTCTGACAGCGGTCGGCGTGGTTGCCTCGGTCTGGTATTTTGGATCGCCCTGGTACACCGATGTAGGCTATCAACCGGTACAGCCGGTTGCCTACAGCCACAAACTGCATGCCGGTGATCTGGGCTTGGACTGTCGTTACTGCCACACCAACGTCGAACGGTCGGCGGTAGCATCGTTGCCGCCGACTCAGACTTGCATGAACTGCCACAAGTTTATCCTGCCGGAGAGCGAAAAGCTGGCCCCGGTGCGAGCCAGTTGGGAATCTGGCCAGCCGATAGAATGGGTGCGCGTTCACAATCTGCCCGACTATGCCTACTTTGACCACAGCGCACATGTCACGGCCGGAGTTGGGTGTGTCTCCTGCCACGGCAACGTGGCCCGGATGGAGGTAGTGCGGCAGGTTGAGCCGTTGAGCATGTCCTGGTGCCTGGACTGTCATCGCAATCCGGAGCCGCACCTGAGGCCGGTTGAAGAGGTGACCAACATGACCTGGTCGCCGCGCCAGGATCATGACCAGTTCGCCAAAGACCATATCGAAAAGATGAAGCTCTCCCCCTCGACCGATTGTTCCAGGTGCCACCGATGA
- a CDS encoding Fe-S-cluster-containing hydrogenase, which produces MSDKIKIEQQQYWRSLEARAAGGEVFDPVPDSAGHSSDNSWSRRSFLTLMGASMAMAGLASCRRPKERIIPYVQAPEEIVPGNPKQYATTMPFGNRSYGALVTTHEGRPTKIEGNPLHPSSLGAASAYMQASILDLYDPDRAGGVVHDGVDASWDYFVAHWKTLEEKFLANEGEGLAVLAEPFASPTLFRLKREFEKRFPRATWATWEPVSDENVVKGRKLASYTPSEDHRQVYRLDLAKVIVAVDSDFLLGEPESITMARGFASGRKVATENDEMNRLYVVESAHTVTGASADHRLRLKPSEIGPFLKALAVELKKQGLNLGDIPESHGFGEHSQSIAVMARDLMAAQGSAVILAGLHLSPEVHGLVALLNDVMAGEPIVRWVRGGSSSVADTSALGSFAADVSEGHIDTMVILSGNPVFDMPADVDFKRLLKNTRNTMHVSLHRNETAQECNWYLPKAHYLESWSDARAADSTYSVIQPTIEPLHGAKSEVELLSLMVSGTDKSSHEIVRDTFKWMMSSGDFEKSWQRVLHDGIVRLEPEGPGPRPNPNAAKSILENRVFARQVTEASNLEVIFTPSYSTYDGRFANNGWLQELPDPVTKLAWDNAALISPTTANEFDLVNGDIVTLALKGRSIEIPIWIVPGQADQTVILPLGYGRTQAGRVGSNVGVNTYELRTTDAMHFATGLSMTKTGRRRDDMANTQDHSSMEGRPIVREATLDEYKKHPEFAREMVEHPPLTSLWEEHDYSEGYQWGMAIDLNACIGCNACVVACQSENNIPVVGREQVQKGREMHWLRVDRYFNGEPENALMVHQPVACQHCENAPCEQVCPVAATVHDKEGLNTMVYNRCIGTRYCANNCPYKVRRFNFFNFTKDIPETTQMAQNPDVTVRSRGVMEKCTYCTQRINRARRDTKLAGAKLNDGDVVTACQQTCPTGAIVFGDINDPNSEVSKVKKRNRGYELLSELNVKPRTSFLAKIRNPNPELEES; this is translated from the coding sequence ATGAGTGACAAGATAAAGATCGAACAGCAACAATACTGGCGCAGTCTCGAAGCAAGAGCCGCCGGCGGCGAAGTCTTCGACCCGGTACCTGACAGCGCCGGGCATAGCAGCGACAACTCCTGGTCGCGACGCAGTTTTCTGACCCTTATGGGCGCTTCAATGGCCATGGCCGGGTTGGCCTCATGCCGCCGTCCCAAAGAGAGAATCATCCCCTACGTGCAGGCGCCGGAGGAAATCGTTCCCGGCAATCCCAAACAGTATGCCACCACCATGCCGTTCGGCAATCGGTCCTACGGCGCCCTGGTGACAACCCACGAGGGCCGACCGACCAAGATCGAGGGGAACCCGCTGCATCCGTCGTCGTTGGGTGCGGCCAGTGCTTACATGCAAGCGTCGATCCTTGATCTGTACGATCCGGATCGGGCCGGTGGCGTGGTGCACGACGGTGTCGACGCATCATGGGATTATTTCGTGGCACATTGGAAGACGCTCGAAGAGAAGTTTCTTGCCAACGAAGGTGAGGGGCTGGCCGTTCTGGCCGAACCGTTCGCCTCGCCGACACTGTTCAGGCTCAAACGTGAGTTTGAGAAACGCTTCCCCAGAGCGACCTGGGCGACATGGGAGCCGGTGAGTGATGAGAATGTGGTTAAAGGTCGAAAACTGGCCAGCTATACACCGTCCGAAGATCACCGACAGGTTTACCGACTTGATCTTGCGAAGGTGATCGTAGCCGTCGACTCAGACTTCCTGCTTGGCGAACCGGAGAGTATCACGATGGCTCGCGGGTTCGCCAGTGGCCGCAAAGTGGCGACTGAGAACGATGAGATGAACCGGCTATATGTGGTTGAAAGCGCTCACACCGTTACCGGTGCTTCTGCCGACCACAGACTCCGGCTCAAACCGTCGGAGATCGGGCCATTCCTGAAAGCCCTGGCGGTCGAGTTGAAAAAACAGGGGCTCAATCTCGGCGACATTCCGGAAAGTCACGGTTTCGGTGAACATTCTCAGAGCATCGCAGTCATGGCACGAGACCTAATGGCTGCACAAGGAAGCGCTGTCATTCTTGCCGGACTCCATTTATCGCCGGAGGTACACGGTCTGGTTGCGCTCCTGAACGATGTTATGGCTGGAGAACCAATTGTCCGTTGGGTTCGTGGGGGTTCATCGTCGGTAGCCGACACAAGCGCTTTAGGTTCTTTTGCCGCCGACGTTTCTGAAGGTCACATCGACACAATGGTTATCTTGAGTGGTAACCCTGTCTTCGATATGCCGGCCGATGTGGATTTTAAGAGACTACTGAAGAACACCAGAAACACCATGCATGTCTCGCTTCACCGAAATGAGACGGCGCAAGAGTGCAACTGGTATCTTCCTAAGGCTCATTACCTCGAATCCTGGTCTGACGCGCGCGCTGCTGATAGTACCTACAGTGTAATTCAGCCCACGATTGAACCGCTGCACGGCGCGAAAAGCGAAGTGGAACTGCTGTCGCTCATGGTGTCGGGAACTGATAAATCCAGTCATGAAATCGTTCGTGATACGTTTAAGTGGATGATGTCCTCCGGTGACTTCGAGAAATCCTGGCAACGTGTGCTCCACGATGGTATTGTCCGCCTGGAACCGGAAGGACCCGGGCCACGACCGAATCCGAACGCTGCGAAGTCGATCCTCGAAAACCGCGTGTTCGCGCGACAAGTGACTGAGGCCTCTAACCTTGAAGTCATCTTCACGCCCAGCTACTCTACTTATGATGGGCGATTCGCTAACAACGGTTGGTTGCAGGAGTTGCCCGACCCGGTCACCAAACTGGCCTGGGACAATGCAGCGCTGATCAGTCCGACAACAGCCAACGAGTTTGATCTTGTCAACGGTGATATCGTAACGCTGGCCCTAAAGGGACGCAGTATTGAGATACCTATCTGGATCGTGCCGGGGCAAGCTGACCAAACGGTGATACTGCCGCTGGGCTACGGACGGACCCAGGCCGGTCGTGTCGGCAGCAATGTCGGCGTGAACACATACGAGCTTCGCACCACCGACGCCATGCATTTCGCCACCGGTCTCTCAATGACCAAAACGGGACGTCGCCGCGATGACATGGCCAACACGCAGGATCATTCCAGTATGGAGGGCCGTCCCATCGTGCGCGAAGCAACTCTTGACGAATACAAAAAACATCCGGAATTCGCGCGTGAGATGGTTGAACATCCGCCTTTGACATCGCTGTGGGAAGAGCATGATTACAGCGAGGGATACCAGTGGGGCATGGCCATTGATCTCAACGCCTGTATCGGCTGCAACGCCTGTGTGGTGGCCTGCCAAAGTGAGAACAATATTCCGGTGGTCGGGCGCGAACAAGTGCAAAAAGGTCGTGAGATGCACTGGCTGCGAGTCGATCGCTATTTCAACGGCGAGCCTGAGAATGCGCTCATGGTTCATCAGCCGGTGGCTTGTCAGCATTGTGAGAACGCCCCCTGTGAGCAGGTTTGTCCGGTGGCCGCGACCGTGCACGACAAAGAGGGCCTGAATACGATGGTGTACAACCGTTGTATCGGGACGCGCTATTGTGCCAACAATTGCCCCTACAAAGTGCGCCGGTTTAATTTTTTCAATTTCACCAAAGACATTCCGGAAACGACTCAGATGGCGCAGAACCCGGATGTCACCGTGCGCTCTCGCGGCGTTATGGAAAAGTGTACATATTGTACTCAACGAATCAATCGCGCCCGTCGCGACACCAAACTTGCCGGGGCCAAGTTGAATGATGGTGACGTAGTCACAGCTTGTCAACAAACCTGCCCGACCGGCGCTATCGTGTTTGGTGATATTAACGATCCGAACAGCGAAGTCTCCAAAGTGAAAAAACGCAACCGTGGCTATGAGTTGCTGTCCGAGTTGAATGTCAAGCCGCGCACGTCGTTCCTGGCCAAGATACGCAACCCCAACCCGGAGCTTGAGGAAAGTTAA
- the nrfD gene encoding polysulfide reductase NrfD: MSSDTHKSDTAVLEPPLIGGDPTFESITQDVSRIVERKPPKYWYPAFTVSLAGALMLFGLIGYLVWEGTGIWGLNNPVGWGWAIVNFVFWVGIGHAGTLISAILFLLRQRWRTSINRFAEAMTIFAVICALMFPTIHVGRMWVIHWTLPLPNQMSMWPNFRSPLLWDTFAVGTYFICSFLFWYVGLIPDLATLRERAVGRIRKFFYGIFSLGWRGGNRQWRHYEVAYLVLAGISTPLVLSVHSIVSTDFATSLLPGWHTTIFPPYFVAGAIFSGFAMVMTLSVIARQLYGLTHIITLKHLERMCIIMLVTGSMVGYAYATEFFIAWYSGNEYESFAFINRAFGPYAWAYWIMISCNVIVPQLFWFKKLRTTIWVMFIASILINVGMWFERFVIVMTLHRDYLPSAWDYYSPTIYDIGIFVGSFGLFFTLFLLFLRYMPMVAMSEVKGVLPQAEVHHKEASTVAAGEVP; this comes from the coding sequence GTGAGTTCTGATACCCACAAATCGGACACGGCTGTCCTGGAGCCACCACTGATCGGTGGCGATCCGACATTTGAATCGATCACCCAGGATGTCTCCCGGATCGTCGAGCGAAAGCCGCCCAAGTACTGGTATCCGGCTTTTACAGTTTCGTTGGCCGGTGCGTTGATGTTGTTCGGCTTGATCGGCTATCTTGTCTGGGAGGGGACCGGTATCTGGGGTCTGAACAATCCGGTTGGATGGGGTTGGGCCATTGTCAATTTTGTCTTTTGGGTCGGTATCGGTCATGCCGGAACATTGATTTCCGCAATTCTATTTTTGCTTCGTCAACGCTGGCGGACATCGATCAATCGGTTCGCCGAGGCCATGACGATTTTCGCGGTGATATGCGCCTTGATGTTTCCGACTATACATGTCGGTCGCATGTGGGTCATTCACTGGACCCTGCCGCTGCCGAACCAGATGAGCATGTGGCCGAATTTCCGCTCACCTCTGTTGTGGGATACCTTTGCAGTTGGGACGTACTTTATATGCTCGTTCTTGTTTTGGTATGTCGGCCTGATACCGGACCTGGCAACGCTGCGCGAACGCGCCGTGGGACGTATCAGGAAATTCTTCTACGGCATCTTCTCGCTCGGCTGGCGCGGCGGCAACCGTCAATGGCGCCATTATGAAGTCGCCTACCTGGTGCTGGCCGGTATCTCAACACCGCTGGTGCTCTCAGTACACAGTATCGTCAGCACCGACTTCGCCACCAGTTTACTTCCCGGCTGGCACACCACGATTTTCCCGCCGTATTTTGTCGCCGGTGCTATCTTTTCAGGTTTCGCCATGGTGATGACTTTGTCGGTGATCGCACGGCAACTGTACGGCCTGACCCACATCATCACTCTCAAGCATCTCGAACGCATGTGCATTATCATGTTGGTAACAGGAAGCATGGTCGGCTACGCCTACGCCACTGAGTTTTTCATCGCCTGGTATTCCGGCAACGAGTACGAATCCTTTGCCTTCATAAATCGTGCTTTCGGCCCCTATGCCTGGGCCTACTGGATAATGATCTCGTGCAACGTGATAGTGCCGCAATTGTTTTGGTTCAAGAAACTTCGCACCACCATCTGGGTCATGTTTATAGCGTCGATTCTGATTAACGTCGGCATGTGGTTCGAACGGTTCGTGATCGTCATGACCCTGCACCGCGATTATCTACCATCGGCCTGGGACTACTACTCGCCCACGATTTACGACATTGGAATCTTCGTGGGATCGTTTGGGCTGTTCTTCACTCTCTTCTTATTGTTCCTGAGATACATGCCGATGGTGGCCATGTCCGAAGTGAAAGGTGTCCTGCCACAGGCGGAAGTACATCACAAGGAAGCTTCCACCGTTGCCGCCGGAGAGGTGCCATGA
- a CDS encoding DUF3341 domain-containing protein — MSRATAKLVGLLAQFDTPQALLDAAQVVHKAGIKKFDSHSPFAIHGMDDAMGLKRSPLGYIVGVMGTIGLLGALGLQYWTSSQAYPLVISGKPLFSYQAFVPVTFAITVLLSAFGAFFGLLGLNRLPRLNHPLFNSDKFSRVVDGGFFISIEADDPEFEDAKVRQLLTSLGANSIEEVRE; from the coding sequence ATGAGCAGGGCCACCGCGAAACTGGTCGGACTGCTGGCGCAATTTGACACGCCCCAGGCATTGCTCGATGCAGCCCAGGTCGTGCACAAAGCCGGCATCAAAAAGTTTGACAGTCATTCGCCGTTCGCGATTCACGGTATGGACGATGCTATGGGGCTGAAACGTTCGCCCCTTGGTTACATTGTCGGTGTGATGGGGACCATCGGTCTTCTGGGCGCGCTTGGTTTGCAGTACTGGACCAGTTCACAGGCGTATCCGTTGGTAATTTCGGGCAAGCCGCTCTTCTCATACCAGGCATTCGTGCCGGTGACGTTTGCAATCACGGTGTTACTGTCGGCCTTTGGAGCTTTCTTCGGTCTGCTCGGTCTTAACCGCCTGCCGCGACTGAACCATCCGCTGTTCAACTCCGATAAGTTCAGCCGCGTGGTCGATGGTGGCTTCTTTATCAGCATAGAGGCCGACGATCCTGAGTTTGAAGATGCGAAGGTGAGACAATTACTGACCTCGTTGGGGGCGAATTCGATAGAGGAGGTGCGCGAGTGA
- a CDS encoding cytochrome c, producing MTRCALKTIVSVSLLALVCLAGISCVRERVSEREPIHLNPNMDDQPKYKAQSSSEFFDDGSAMRRPVEGTVARGDLRDDVAYFTGKDGFGTFIAHMPTAITKASLKRGRERFDIYCAPCHGRVGDGRGIMIQYQYAPPPSFHNERVRRMSDGEVFDIVTNGVRNMPSYKHQLPVDDRWAIIGYLRALQRSQNATLDDLPEQIQDSLKQVEQP from the coding sequence GTGACGCGATGCGCCCTAAAAACGATTGTTTCGGTGTCGCTTCTGGCGCTCGTATGTTTGGCTGGCATCTCCTGTGTTCGTGAGCGGGTATCAGAACGCGAACCTATCCATCTCAATCCCAACATGGACGATCAACCCAAGTACAAAGCGCAATCTTCAAGTGAGTTTTTCGACGATGGTTCAGCCATGCGCCGGCCGGTCGAGGGAACGGTGGCCCGCGGTGACTTGCGCGACGACGTAGCTTACTTCACCGGTAAAGACGGCTTTGGAACGTTTATTGCCCACATGCCGACCGCGATAACCAAGGCATCCTTGAAACGCGGCCGAGAACGATTTGATATCTACTGCGCGCCCTGCCACGGACGGGTCGGCGACGGACGCGGGATCATGATCCAGTACCAGTATGCACCACCGCCGTCGTTCCATAACGAACGTGTTCGCAGAATGTCGGATGGAGAAGTTTTCGACATAGTTACCAACGGTGTCCGCAACATGCCGTCATATAAGCATCAGCTACCGGTCGATGACCGCTGGGCCATCATCGGATACCTGAGAGCCCTCCAACGCAGTCAGAATGCTACTCTCGACGACCTGCCTGAGCAGATTCAAGATAGCCTGAAGCAGGTGGAACAACCATGA
- a CDS encoding SCO family protein, producing MHGTAIMLRNMAVLLPLLLLMVTPCSRAQIVRDQPVELKAIDVEEHLGEKVPLDLVFTDETGRTAALGEFMQGDKPCLIILGYYRCPMLCNLVFNGLADGLNDLGWPLGDKYTVLSVSIAPDERPELAAAKKENYAQTVTANGFDAGWLFLTGVSEQSGALADAVGFKYYWDESNEQWAHPALVTILAPDGTISRYLYGIQFNERDLRLGLVEASQGKIGSTMDRIILYCFHYDPDAGGYVVFAGNVMKLGGLLTLALLGALLLFLWLRERKRKSVNPAPTTQGAGF from the coding sequence ATGCACGGTACTGCAATCATGCTCCGGAATATGGCGGTTCTTTTGCCTCTTTTGCTCTTGATGGTGACACCGTGTTCACGCGCCCAGATCGTGCGTGACCAACCGGTCGAGTTGAAAGCTATCGATGTCGAAGAGCATCTCGGAGAGAAAGTACCGTTGGACCTGGTCTTCACCGATGAAACCGGTCGCACCGCCGCGCTTGGTGAGTTCATGCAAGGTGACAAACCTTGCTTGATAATCCTGGGGTATTATCGTTGTCCCATGTTGTGCAATCTGGTTTTCAACGGACTGGCCGACGGCCTTAACGACCTGGGCTGGCCGCTGGGTGACAAATACACTGTACTGTCGGTGAGCATTGCGCCTGATGAGCGACCCGAACTGGCCGCAGCCAAAAAAGAAAACTATGCCCAGACAGTTACGGCCAACGGGTTTGACGCAGGCTGGCTCTTTCTCACCGGCGTGTCCGAACAGTCCGGGGCTTTGGCCGACGCCGTCGGTTTCAAGTACTACTGGGATGAATCGAACGAACAATGGGCACATCCCGCCCTGGTGACAATACTTGCACCCGATGGAACCATTAGCCGCTACCTCTACGGCATCCAGTTTAACGAACGTGATCTTCGACTCGGACTGGTGGAAGCGTCGCAGGGGAAAATCGGCAGCACCATGGATCGCATAATCCTGTACTGCTTCCACTACGACCCCGATGCCGGAGGTTATGTGGTATTTGCCGGCAACGTAATGAAACTGGGTGGATTGTTAACTCTGGCCCTTTTGGGCGCCTTGCTTTTGTTTCTTTGGTTGCGTGAACGAAAACGAAAATCAGTCAATCCGGCACCGACAACGCAGGGTGCAGGATTTTGA